One Denticeps clupeoides chromosome 3, fDenClu1.1, whole genome shotgun sequence DNA window includes the following coding sequences:
- the fnbp1b gene encoding formin-binding protein 1 isoform X12, with protein MCLIRTLAHTHTHTHTQRRFCVCDRAADGKQRGDMVVERMGACGSQNKDQFDNLEKHTQWGIDFVEKYSKFVKERSEIEVNYARQIRNLSRKFQPKKSSKEEEENKYSSCRAFLLTLNELNDYAGQHEVVAENLTAQIIAELTKYTQELKSERKSHFQDGRKAQQHIENSWKQLESCKRRFERDCKEAERAQQYFEKLDADINVTKLDVEKARQQAQMRQQMASESKEEYSNYLQKFNQEQNQHYYTTIPNIFQRIQDMEEKRIERLAECMRRFADEDRKILPIVGHCLDGMTKAAESIEAKADSKQVVEQFKSGFEPPSDVEFEDYGQTMKRTVSETSLSNSRGESKPEKPGRSKGKLWPFIKKNKLMTLLTSPPPAPPPPAPSSSSCSHTPSPSAVPNDPQSPRQSKEPLTHRLNDLMSSKSKMHCFRSLKRGLSLKLGSGPEDFSHLPPEQRRKKLQAKIDELNKEIHKEMDQRDALTKMKDVYIKNPQMGDPASLDPRLGEIAQNIDRLQTEAQKFEGWLAEVEGRMPIKNDTLKRQSVTYDTQNSNSTVTNNCTPQDRESPDGSYTEEPSSEPTVKEEDPEFNDDEFDEGLPTIGTCKALYPFEGTNEGTISLVEGELLFVIEEDKGDGWTRVRRNEEEEGYVPTTYVEVVLDNVKESCVSSSRW; from the exons ATGTGTTTAATCCGGacccttgcacacacacacacacacacacacacacagcgacgaTTCTGTGTGTGCGACAGAGCTGCGGACGGGAAGCAACGCGGAGACATGGTGGTGGAGAGAATGGGGGCCTGTGGGAGCCAGAATAAG GATCAGTTTGATAACTTGGAGAAGCACACTCAGTGGGGGATTGACTTTGTGGAGAAGTACTCCAAATTCGTCAAGGAACGTTCAGAGATTGAAGTGAATTATGCACGGCAGATTAG gaatctTTCAAGAAAGTTTCAGCCCAAGAAGAGCTccaaagaggaggaagagaacaA GTACTCGTCGTGTCGTGCGTTCCTGTTAACACTCAACGAACTGAATGACTATGCCGGCCAGCATGAGGTCGTTGCCGAAAACCTGACTGCACAGATCATCGCCGAGCTCACCAAATACACCCAGGAGCTGAAATCAGAGAGGAAGTCG CATTTCCAAGATGGCAGGAAGGCACAGCAACACATCGAGAACAGCTGGAAACAGCTGGAGTCG TGCAAGCGACGGTTTGAGCGGGACTGCAAGGAGGCTGAACGGGCCCAGCAGTACTTTGAGAAGCTAGACGCTGACATCAATGTTACAAAACTTGACGTGGAAAAG GCACGTCAGCAGGCACAGATGAGGCAGCAGATGGCATCTGAGAGTAAAGAGGAATATTCCAACTACCTGCAGAAGTTCAACCAGGAGCAGAACCAGCATTACTACACCACTATACCCAATATCTTCCAG AGGATTCAAGACATGGAGGAGAAGAGGATTGAGCGGTTGGCTGAGTGCATGCGCAGGTTTGCAGATGAGGACCGCAAGATCCTGCCCATTGTGGGCCACTGCCTGGATGGGATGACCAAAGCGGCAGAGTCCATTGAGGCCAAGGCC GACTCGAAGCAGGTTGTGGAGCAGTTCAAGTCCGGCTTTGAGCCGCCCAGCGACGTGGAGTTTGAAGATTACGGCCAGACGATGAAGAGGACGGTCTCAGAGACCAGCCTGTCCAACTCCCGTGGCGAGAGCAAACCAGAGAAACCGGGCAGGAGCAAAGGCAAACTTTGGCCTTTCATCAAAAAGAACAAG CTCATGACCCTGTTAACGTCCCCGCCCccagccccccctccccccgccccctcctcctcctcctgctcgcACACCCCCTCACCTTCTGCTGTTCCCAACGACCCCCAGTCGCCACGGCAATCCAAGGAGCCCCTCACGCACCGCCTCAACGACCTCATGAGCTCCAAATCCAAAATGCACTGCTTCAGGAGCCTCAAGCGCGGG CTTTCTCTCAAGCTG GGTTCTGGACCTGAGGACTTTAGTCATCTGCCCCCAGAACAGAGAAGAAAGAAGCTACAGGCCAAGATAGATGAACTCAACAAAGAAATTCACAAAGAGATGGACCAGAG GGATGCTTTGACTAAGATGAAGGACGTATACATTAAGAATCCTCAGATGGGAGACCCCGCCAGCCTGGACCCCCGTTTGGGAGAGATTGCACAGAATATTGACAGACTGCAGACAGAGGCACAGAAGTTTGAA GGCTGGTTGGCTGAGGTTGAAGGCAGGATGCCAATCAAAAATGACACCCTGAAGAGGCAAAGTGTGACATACGACACACAGAACTCCAATAGCACAGTAACCAACAACTGCACCCCCCAGGACAGAGAGAG tCCTGATGGAAGCTACACAGAAGAGCCCAGTTCAGAGCCAACAGTGAAAGAGGAGGACCCTGAATTTAACGATGATGAGTTTGATGAAGGCTTGCCCACCATCGGCACCTGCAAAGCACTCTACCCCTTTGAAG GCACCAATGAAGGCACTATTTCTTTGGTAGAGGGGGAGTTGTTGTTTGTGATAGAAGAGGACAAGGGAGACGGCTGGACGCGAGTTCGACGaaacgaggaggaggagggataTGTACCGACCACGTATGTGGAAGTAGTCCTGGACAACGTTAAAG AGTCATGTGTGAGCAGTAGTCGATGGTGA